One segment of Corynebacterium caspium DSM 44850 DNA contains the following:
- a CDS encoding type I polyketide synthase, whose amino-acid sequence MSLTPLLSLQRPAVLFAGQGSPWQQTLSNACAQPATPTQLAMLLAQVRTITAPLARELGSTVPGVFERLEELLSPNPPATPGAYSAADAQPAIAVPGIVLGQIAAIAQLRDLGLNIDDPTQTTSVGHSQGNLGVAAISHPAEALALAVLLGTALSTPTAFDHRSRMLAVRGFDKQQVDAARGNAEIAVINGPRQIVLAGSPEDLAAAERSLTAVAETFNARLEKREIGGSELNPNFTYLNVAAAFHHSANASIAETVVEWAKRCGLENIDVAGLAQEILVTPFDWTAQVEQLRTAGIKEMISLDQGLTKLTAPLLQGSGISIINASTTQERDLLATPGSKLPQAQTWEKFAPQLVKLPNGEVKVQTKFSTLTGYSPIILAGMTPTTVDADIVAAATNAGHWAEMAGGGQFSEDVFTHNKDNLVSQLEPGRAAQFNSMFFDRFLWNLQFGVQRIVSKARANGAAINGVTISAGVPEPEEAGALLEQMRADGYSYITFKPGTVEQIRAVIAIAKDNPTHELIMQIEDGHSGGHHSWINLDDLLLATYAQIREHSNLTLAVGGGLGDPQRAAEYLLGNWSKAYGLPAMPVDGILVGTAAMTALEAKTSPQVKELLKDTPGISFDDNDGWVGRLQCKGGVTSGQSHLLADLNELDNDYAAASRLIIQLDSDSYVENRDEIIAAMARTAKPYFGDVETMTYAEWIQHFVDLAFPWADITWPDRFLDLMHRVEARLNPADHGEIPTLFPDMDAIEDGPGAVAKLLEAYPSATETIVSARDAAWWVNLNLKHHKPLPWVCAIDADLARSFGLDSLWQSQDDRYPAESVRAIPGPVSVAAITSVNEPVAEILDRFEQAAAAQIDAAPTEVFSRLGAARTAEELILASPTIMWHGRLIDNPAHVLPREAFELLEEEDGWTIRVLAESRWDNLPEQPFTVRHVDIPLELPTTVSTGGSPVVSDARLPESVFALLAGVAGVGSRSAAGDLITDLPQVGEVTAEAPYGLITDTFTLPAELLNKHTAVTGAPLGVEAGTPDVLVGPAWPAIYTALGTGTIENGYPVIEGLLNAVHFDHSVELRRPLKELADGRTITVTSACAAIDESVSGRIVRVNLWLYSEGELVGTMVERFAIRGRAHGQELPPAGPAYGDAPLAAGIEPGPRSFLERATITAPANMTAFAMVSGDYNPIHTSKNAAGLVGLDDALVHGMWLSACAQHLAGKHGRIIGWTYAMYGMVQLNDVVEITAERVGRAGLNAAVEVTCRINGEVVSRGQGLMAVPHTAYIYPGQGIQSEGMGKGDRNSSPAAREIWRLADRHTREALGFSIRQIIDENPTEISVRGTVFRHPQGVLNLTQFTQVALAVVAYAQTARLRENNAIAPGAMYAGHSLGEYTALASLGNIFALEGVIDIVYSRGSAMGSLVERDAAGRSNYGLAALRPNMIGLSPTDVQAYVDDIAAQSGEFLQIVNYNIPGQQYSVAGTKAGLDALQAAAAAINPRAYIRIPGIDVPFHSSVLRPGVEAFAQKLEELLPATIDLEALVDRYVPNLVARPFELTQDFIDAINAEVPSARLAGVKVSDYDANELARLLLIELLSWQFASPVRWIETQELLLGQVEQLVEVGLASSPTLTNMAERTMDVVGTHVPVFNVERDQDTVMLTDAIPVPLEVAPEPAAASGEAGASDAGAGAGAGDAAAEATPAPAPAAPAAEAAAPAAPAAAAPAADTAGAVSGGSAPDLPFDPAAAIMTLFAFQNKIRLDQINDSDTVEELTNGVSSRRNQLLMDMSAELGVPAIDGAADADVATLRDRVRIAAPGYTPFGPVLAEAVTGRLRSLAGAAGAKVSAVAERVTGTWGLPASWVGQVEAEILLGSREGESIRGGQLATIPVAAANAAELQALIDAAVQAVAGRNGVNVSLSAGGSGGAGGAVVDSAALDAFAATVTGPDGVLATAARGVLEQLGLAAVDGDNTVITDTTLVDAVEAELGSGWLKLVTPCFDARQAVLFDDRWAQAREDLARVALGEIKLPTSRFAGVGEMIAGQARWWAANGGVGDLEAIAVAAENPAPAQHFANDIALVTGAAPGSIATAIIERLLEGGATVFMTASRITTQRKEFARRLYAQHAAPGAALWLVPANLSSYRDVDALLDWIGNEQVESVGGSATVVKPALTPTLAFPFAAPSVYGSVADAGPAAENQTRLLLWSVERTIAGLSRLAQRDVDTRTHIVLPGSPNRGIFGGDGAYGEVKAAFDAILSKWSVEAGWPAGVTLAQARIGWVAGTNLMSHNDMLIPAAKEAGLHVWTPEEISQELVNLASAENRAQAAIAPLDADFTGGLGSGSVSLTELAASLEAQATPEPTPEAVPTIAALPNCVRPQQAPAVPVGEVTQELDDMVVIVGIGEVSSWGSGRTRKEAEYGINRDGSVDLTAAGVLELAWMTGLIRWSEDPTPGWYDESGAEVAEQDIYARFRDEVAARAGVRELSDKYFLTDKGSIDVIEVYLDNPVTFTVASQSEAEDILAADPDKTTIAQIDGQWTVTRAQGATARVPRRATLTRTVAGQMPDNFDPANWGIPASMIDGADRIAVWNLVTAVDAFISSGFSPAELLQAVHPGNVASTQGTGIGGMESLHQVFVSRFLGEDRPSDILQEALPNVVAAHVMQAYVGGYGSMIHPVAACATAAVSLEEGVDKIALGKADVVVTGGIDDVQVESLTGFGDMNATAETAAMRAKGISDRFISRANDRRRGGFLEAEGGGTVILARASVAAELGLPVLAVVAHAASYADGAHTSIPAPGLGALGAGRGGTRSKLAKALKAQGLSPDDVQVVSKHDTSTNANDPNESELHARLWTALGRDEHNPLFVVSQKSLTGHAKAGAALFQIGGMVEILRSARLPQNAALDCVDPEIGAKGGPLVWLRSPLQLAQVKAVVLTSLGFGHVAALVVLTHPSVFEAALKNAGHDVAAWRRRATERLGAGVQRLEAGMIGRAPLFEQIDSRRLPADGNAAEIQLLLDENARLGADGYYAAGKTTS is encoded by the coding sequence CTGCCCCTCTTGCTAGAGAACTAGGCAGTACTGTTCCTGGAGTATTTGAGCGACTAGAAGAGCTCCTTTCTCCTAATCCGCCAGCTACCCCGGGCGCTTATAGTGCCGCAGATGCGCAACCTGCTATCGCAGTTCCAGGCATTGTTTTAGGCCAAATTGCCGCAATTGCGCAGCTGCGCGATCTCGGACTTAATATTGATGACCCCACCCAAACCACTTCAGTAGGACACTCCCAGGGCAACCTCGGGGTGGCAGCTATTAGTCACCCTGCGGAGGCTTTAGCCCTGGCAGTACTCCTAGGCACCGCACTTTCTACCCCTACTGCTTTTGATCATCGTTCCCGCATGTTGGCCGTACGTGGCTTCGATAAGCAGCAAGTAGATGCGGCCCGTGGAAATGCCGAAATTGCTGTAATTAATGGACCACGGCAAATCGTACTGGCAGGTTCACCAGAAGATTTAGCCGCCGCAGAACGTTCCTTAACCGCAGTGGCAGAAACCTTTAATGCCCGCCTTGAAAAGCGCGAAATTGGGGGCAGTGAACTTAATCCTAATTTCACCTATCTCAACGTAGCTGCAGCTTTCCACCATTCTGCCAATGCCAGCATTGCTGAAACCGTAGTGGAATGGGCTAAGCGTTGTGGCCTAGAAAATATCGATGTAGCCGGTTTAGCTCAAGAAATTTTGGTCACTCCTTTTGATTGGACTGCCCAGGTAGAACAACTGCGCACAGCTGGTATCAAGGAAATGATTTCCTTAGATCAAGGCCTAACCAAACTCACCGCTCCCCTGCTACAGGGCAGCGGCATTAGCATTATTAACGCCAGCACCACCCAAGAGCGCGACCTGCTAGCCACCCCTGGATCAAAACTTCCCCAAGCCCAAACTTGGGAAAAATTTGCGCCACAGCTAGTTAAATTGCCCAATGGTGAAGTCAAAGTACAAACTAAATTCTCCACTCTTACTGGTTATTCCCCCATAATTTTGGCCGGCATGACCCCCACCACAGTAGATGCCGATATTGTGGCTGCAGCCACCAATGCCGGACACTGGGCAGAAATGGCTGGTGGCGGCCAATTCTCTGAAGATGTCTTCACCCACAATAAAGACAACCTGGTATCCCAACTAGAACCAGGCCGGGCCGCCCAGTTTAACTCCATGTTCTTTGACCGCTTCTTGTGGAATCTGCAATTTGGGGTACAGCGCATTGTTTCCAAAGCTCGAGCCAATGGCGCAGCCATTAACGGTGTAACCATCTCTGCCGGGGTCCCCGAACCAGAAGAAGCCGGCGCCCTGCTAGAGCAAATGCGAGCAGATGGATACAGCTACATCACCTTTAAACCAGGCACTGTAGAACAAATCCGGGCCGTTATTGCCATTGCCAAAGATAACCCCACCCATGAGCTCATCATGCAGATCGAAGATGGTCACTCCGGTGGACACCACTCTTGGATCAATCTTGATGATCTACTCCTGGCCACCTACGCCCAAATCCGCGAACACTCCAACCTCACCTTGGCAGTAGGCGGTGGCTTAGGGGATCCCCAACGTGCCGCTGAATACCTTCTAGGTAATTGGTCCAAAGCTTATGGTCTGCCCGCAATGCCAGTAGATGGCATTTTAGTAGGTACCGCCGCAATGACTGCCCTGGAAGCTAAAACTTCCCCACAGGTCAAAGAGCTACTAAAAGATACTCCCGGAATTTCTTTCGATGATAACGACGGCTGGGTAGGTCGCCTACAGTGCAAAGGTGGCGTAACTTCTGGCCAATCGCACCTCTTAGCAGACCTCAATGAGCTAGATAATGATTATGCTGCCGCCTCGCGCTTAATCATCCAGCTCGATTCGGATTCCTATGTGGAAAACCGCGATGAAATCATTGCCGCCATGGCTCGCACCGCGAAACCATATTTCGGCGATGTTGAAACCATGACCTACGCCGAGTGGATCCAACACTTCGTAGACCTAGCCTTCCCTTGGGCCGATATCACCTGGCCAGACCGCTTCTTGGACCTAATGCACCGCGTTGAGGCCCGTTTGAACCCAGCTGATCATGGTGAAATTCCCACACTTTTCCCAGATATGGATGCCATCGAAGATGGTCCTGGCGCTGTGGCCAAACTCTTGGAGGCCTACCCCAGTGCCACCGAAACCATTGTTTCTGCTCGCGATGCCGCTTGGTGGGTGAATCTCAACCTCAAGCACCACAAGCCATTGCCTTGGGTATGTGCTATTGATGCAGACCTGGCCCGCAGTTTCGGCCTGGATTCCCTCTGGCAATCCCAAGATGACCGCTACCCGGCAGAATCTGTACGCGCCATCCCCGGACCGGTTTCCGTAGCCGCTATTACCAGCGTTAATGAGCCAGTAGCAGAAATCCTGGATCGTTTTGAACAGGCCGCCGCAGCCCAAATCGACGCTGCCCCAACCGAAGTATTTTCGCGCCTAGGAGCTGCACGCACCGCCGAAGAACTTATTTTGGCCAGCCCCACCATCATGTGGCACGGTCGCTTAATTGATAACCCCGCACATGTTTTACCGCGGGAAGCTTTTGAATTACTCGAAGAAGAAGATGGCTGGACCATCCGAGTATTAGCGGAATCACGCTGGGATAACCTGCCCGAGCAGCCCTTCACAGTTCGCCACGTTGATATCCCCCTAGAACTCCCAACCACAGTTTCTACTGGTGGTTCCCCAGTAGTTTCTGATGCCCGCCTCCCAGAAAGCGTATTTGCGCTACTAGCTGGAGTTGCTGGGGTAGGTTCGCGTTCTGCCGCTGGCGATCTCATCACCGATTTGCCACAGGTTGGCGAAGTCACCGCCGAAGCCCCTTATGGCCTAATCACTGATACTTTCACGCTGCCCGCTGAGTTACTAAATAAGCACACTGCCGTAACCGGGGCACCTTTGGGAGTAGAAGCTGGCACCCCAGATGTTCTTGTCGGCCCAGCTTGGCCAGCAATCTATACGGCACTGGGCACTGGCACCATCGAAAATGGTTACCCAGTTATTGAAGGCCTGCTAAATGCGGTGCACTTTGACCATTCTGTGGAATTGCGTCGTCCGCTCAAAGAACTTGCCGATGGCCGCACCATCACGGTGACCTCTGCTTGTGCTGCTATTGATGAATCCGTTTCCGGACGCATCGTACGCGTAAACCTTTGGCTTTACTCCGAAGGCGAACTAGTAGGCACCATGGTGGAACGCTTCGCTATTCGTGGCCGCGCCCACGGACAAGAACTACCACCTGCTGGACCGGCCTACGGCGATGCCCCCCTAGCTGCTGGTATTGAACCTGGACCACGTTCCTTCCTAGAGCGCGCCACCATCACCGCCCCAGCTAATATGACCGCCTTTGCTATGGTCTCTGGCGATTACAACCCCATTCACACCTCCAAAAATGCAGCCGGCCTCGTAGGGCTAGACGATGCCCTCGTACACGGCATGTGGCTTTCTGCTTGCGCCCAGCACTTAGCTGGCAAGCATGGCCGCATTATCGGCTGGACCTATGCCATGTATGGCATGGTGCAGCTCAACGACGTGGTGGAAATTACTGCAGAACGCGTCGGGCGCGCCGGCCTGAATGCCGCAGTAGAAGTAACTTGTCGCATTAATGGCGAAGTAGTATCGCGCGGTCAAGGCCTCATGGCGGTACCGCATACCGCCTATATCTACCCTGGTCAGGGCATCCAATCTGAAGGTATGGGTAAGGGAGATCGAAATTCCTCCCCGGCAGCTCGAGAAATCTGGCGACTAGCTGATCGCCACACCCGCGAAGCTTTGGGCTTCTCGATTCGTCAAATTATTGATGAAAACCCCACTGAAATATCTGTGCGCGGCACAGTATTCCGCCATCCGCAAGGCGTACTCAACCTCACCCAATTCACCCAGGTAGCCCTAGCAGTAGTGGCTTATGCCCAGACTGCTCGCCTGCGCGAAAATAATGCAATTGCCCCCGGCGCGATGTATGCCGGCCACTCCTTGGGCGAATACACTGCCCTGGCTTCATTGGGCAATATCTTTGCCCTTGAAGGGGTAATCGATATTGTTTATTCCCGTGGTTCTGCCATGGGTTCCTTGGTGGAACGCGATGCCGCTGGCCGTTCTAATTATGGGCTCGCCGCACTGCGCCCCAATATGATTGGCTTAAGCCCCACAGATGTACAAGCTTATGTTGATGATATTGCAGCCCAAAGTGGCGAATTCTTGCAGATCGTTAACTATAATATCCCTGGTCAACAGTATTCTGTAGCTGGTACTAAAGCCGGCTTGGATGCTTTGCAAGCAGCGGCGGCAGCAATCAATCCCCGGGCTTATATCCGCATCCCAGGCATTGACGTGCCCTTCCACTCCAGTGTGTTGCGCCCTGGTGTAGAGGCCTTTGCACAGAAACTCGAAGAGCTCCTCCCGGCCACCATTGACCTTGAGGCCCTGGTGGATCGCTATGTCCCTAACTTGGTGGCTCGCCCCTTCGAACTCACCCAAGACTTTATTGATGCCATTAATGCAGAGGTTCCTTCTGCCCGTTTAGCTGGGGTAAAAGTTTCTGATTACGATGCCAACGAGTTGGCTCGCTTGCTCCTCATCGAGCTTCTGAGCTGGCAGTTTGCCTCCCCAGTGCGCTGGATTGAGACCCAAGAATTACTTTTGGGCCAAGTTGAGCAGCTAGTTGAAGTCGGCTTGGCTAGCTCGCCTACTTTGACCAATATGGCCGAGCGCACCATGGATGTAGTAGGTACGCACGTACCAGTATTTAATGTGGAGCGCGATCAAGATACCGTAATGCTCACCGATGCCATCCCCGTCCCGCTAGAGGTGGCCCCAGAACCGGCCGCTGCTAGTGGCGAAGCTGGCGCAAGCGATGCTGGCGCTGGCGCTGGCGCTGGCGATGCGGCTGCGGAGGCCACACCGGCACCGGCACCGGCTGCTCCTGCTGCTGAGGCCGCTGCTCCTGCTGCACCTGCTGCGGCGGCACCTGCGGCGGATACCGCTGGTGCGGTAAGTGGTGGCAGTGCTCCAGATCTGCCCTTTGATCCGGCTGCTGCCATCATGACGCTCTTTGCTTTCCAAAATAAGATTCGTCTGGATCAGATCAATGATTCCGATACTGTCGAAGAGCTAACTAATGGGGTATCTTCGCGTCGTAATCAGTTGCTAATGGATATGTCTGCAGAGCTTGGCGTACCCGCAATTGATGGGGCTGCGGATGCTGATGTGGCCACCTTGCGAGATCGCGTGCGCATCGCTGCCCCTGGTTACACGCCTTTTGGCCCAGTACTAGCAGAGGCAGTTACGGGGCGTTTACGTTCCCTAGCAGGCGCGGCTGGCGCCAAAGTTTCAGCGGTTGCAGAACGTGTAACCGGTACTTGGGGGCTGCCAGCTTCCTGGGTTGGCCAGGTTGAAGCAGAGATCCTTTTGGGTTCACGCGAAGGCGAATCCATCCGGGGCGGCCAGCTAGCTACCATTCCGGTTGCTGCTGCAAATGCTGCTGAACTCCAAGCCCTAATTGATGCCGCCGTACAAGCTGTGGCTGGGCGCAATGGCGTAAATGTGAGCCTTTCTGCTGGTGGCAGTGGTGGCGCTGGCGGTGCTGTGGTTGATTCCGCAGCCCTGGATGCATTTGCTGCTACCGTAACTGGTCCCGATGGAGTCCTAGCCACTGCGGCTCGCGGAGTCCTTGAACAGCTCGGTTTAGCTGCAGTGGATGGCGATAACACGGTAATTACCGATACCACTTTGGTTGATGCTGTCGAAGCAGAACTTGGTTCTGGCTGGTTAAAGCTAGTAACTCCTTGCTTTGATGCGCGCCAAGCAGTGCTTTTCGATGATCGTTGGGCCCAGGCACGTGAAGACCTAGCCCGCGTAGCCCTCGGTGAAATTAAGCTTCCTACCAGCCGTTTCGCCGGCGTTGGTGAAATGATTGCCGGCCAGGCTCGCTGGTGGGCTGCCAATGGTGGTGTGGGAGATCTAGAAGCTATTGCGGTAGCGGCTGAAAATCCTGCCCCCGCACAGCATTTTGCCAATGATATTGCCCTAGTCACCGGAGCTGCTCCGGGTTCAATCGCTACTGCCATTATTGAACGCCTCCTAGAAGGCGGCGCCACCGTCTTTATGACGGCTTCGCGCATCACTACGCAACGTAAGGAATTTGCGCGCCGACTTTACGCACAGCACGCAGCACCAGGTGCCGCACTGTGGCTAGTTCCGGCAAACCTCTCTAGTTACCGCGATGTTGATGCCCTGTTGGACTGGATTGGTAATGAGCAGGTTGAAAGTGTCGGCGGCTCAGCCACGGTGGTTAAACCAGCACTTACCCCCACTTTGGCTTTCCCCTTTGCCGCACCAAGTGTTTATGGCTCTGTGGCCGATGCTGGCCCAGCCGCAGAAAACCAGACCCGCCTGCTGTTGTGGTCGGTAGAACGCACTATTGCCGGGCTTTCTCGTTTGGCGCAGCGCGATGTTGATACTCGCACCCATATTGTGTTGCCTGGTTCCCCGAACCGCGGCATCTTTGGTGGCGATGGTGCTTATGGTGAGGTCAAGGCCGCATTTGATGCGATCTTGTCCAAGTGGAGTGTAGAAGCTGGCTGGCCAGCAGGAGTTACCTTGGCCCAGGCCCGGATTGGCTGGGTTGCCGGAACTAATTTGATGAGCCATAACGATATGCTCATCCCCGCAGCTAAAGAAGCTGGCCTGCATGTTTGGACTCCTGAAGAGATCTCTCAAGAGCTAGTAAACCTAGCTTCGGCAGAAAATCGGGCCCAAGCAGCAATTGCTCCCCTAGATGCCGATTTCACCGGTGGTTTAGGTTCTGGTTCGGTATCACTTACCGAACTTGCAGCTTCCTTGGAAGCCCAAGCAACCCCCGAACCTACCCCGGAGGCAGTGCCCACTATTGCCGCTCTTCCCAACTGTGTGCGTCCACAACAAGCCCCGGCAGTTCCAGTAGGTGAGGTCACCCAAGAACTAGATGACATGGTGGTTATTGTTGGCATCGGCGAGGTTTCCTCTTGGGGATCTGGCCGTACCCGCAAGGAAGCCGAATATGGTATTAATCGCGATGGTTCCGTAGATCTCACGGCTGCTGGCGTCCTAGAATTAGCTTGGATGACTGGCCTAATCCGCTGGTCAGAGGATCCTACCCCTGGTTGGTATGACGAATCTGGTGCAGAGGTTGCAGAGCAAGATATTTATGCTCGCTTCCGTGATGAAGTAGCTGCTAGAGCTGGGGTGCGCGAACTTAGCGATAAGTATTTCCTCACCGATAAGGGCTCTATTGATGTCATCGAGGTGTACTTGGATAACCCCGTTACCTTCACGGTGGCCTCCCAAAGTGAAGCCGAAGATATTTTGGCTGCCGACCCAGATAAAACCACTATTGCCCAAATAGATGGCCAATGGACGGTAACCAGGGCCCAAGGTGCTACAGCTCGCGTACCGCGCCGGGCAACCTTAACCCGTACCGTGGCCGGCCAAATGCCTGATAATTTTGATCCGGCTAACTGGGGTATTCCAGCTTCCATGATTGATGGTGCGGATCGTATTGCGGTTTGGAATTTGGTAACTGCAGTTGATGCCTTTATTTCCTCAGGTTTCTCCCCTGCAGAGCTACTCCAAGCAGTACACCCTGGCAATGTGGCTTCCACCCAGGGCACCGGTATTGGCGGGATGGAATCCCTACACCAGGTATTCGTTTCCCGTTTCCTAGGGGAGGATCGTCCCAGCGATATCTTGCAAGAAGCGCTTCCCAATGTGGTGGCCGCGCACGTCATGCAGGCTTATGTGGGCGGTTATGGTTCCATGATTCACCCGGTAGCAGCTTGTGCCACTGCAGCAGTTTCGCTAGAAGAAGGCGTAGACAAGATTGCTTTGGGTAAAGCTGATGTGGTGGTAACTGGCGGTATTGATGACGTCCAGGTGGAATCCCTCACTGGTTTCGGTGATATGAATGCCACCGCTGAAACTGCAGCCATGCGAGCTAAGGGTATTTCGGATCGCTTTATTTCGCGGGCAAATGATCGTCGTCGCGGAGGCTTCCTAGAAGCTGAAGGTGGCGGTACCGTAATTTTGGCACGCGCCTCAGTAGCTGCCGAGCTCGGTTTGCCAGTTTTGGCAGTCGTTGCTCATGCTGCTTCTTATGCCGATGGTGCACACACCTCTATTCCGGCGCCAGGCCTTGGTGCTTTGGGTGCTGGTCGTGGGGGTACGCGTTCCAAATTGGCTAAGGCACTTAAGGCGCAGGGTCTAAGCCCTGATGATGTGCAGGTGGTTTCTAAGCATGACACCTCCACTAATGCCAATGATCCCAATGAGTCTGAATTGCACGCCCGCTTGTGGACAGCTTTGGGACGCGATGAGCACAATCCGCTTTTCGTGGTTTCTCAAAAGAGCCTAACTGGGCATGCGAAAGCTGGTGCGGCACTCTTCCAGATTGGTGGCATGGTGGAGATCTTGCGCAGTGCGCGTCTGCCCCAGAATGCGGCCCTAGATTGTGTGGATCCAGAAATTGGGGCCAAGGGTGGCCCGTTGGTATGGCTGCGTTCCCCGCTCCAATTGGCGCAGGTCAAGGCCGTGGTGCTCACCTCTTTGGGCTTCGGTCACGTGGCTGCGCTGGTAGTACTAACCCATCCAAGTGTGTTTGAGGCAGCTTTAAAAAATGCTGGCCACGATGTTGCCGCTTGGCGACGTCGCGCCACTGAGCGCTTAGGCGCTGGGGTGCAGCGTTTGGAAGCTGGCATGATTGGGCGCGCCCCACTCTTTGAGCAGATTGATTCGCGTCGTCTGCCAGCAGATGGAAATGCGGCAGAAATCCAGCTGCTCCTAGATGAAAATGCGCGTCTAGGTGCCGATGGCTACTATGCCGCCGGCAAAACCACTAGTTAA
- a CDS encoding UDP-N-acetylmuramate dehydrogenase, which translates to MLHESQLRELAQLPDITREDLSFKELTTLHLGGRPQAVLRCSTPTAVIQAISVLDAHQIPLLVVGGGSNLVVADGEVPVVVVLIDAAQLEISDTGLVRAAAGAVWDDVVAATVERGLGGIECLSGIPGSAGATPVQNVGAYGTEVAAVLTQVRLWDRHNQTDSWVPASALELGYRYSNLKFTQRAVVLEIELQLSPGGLSIPLRFADNQQVPVAQAREMVLELRRSKGMVVDPADYDTWSAGSFFTNPVVSPAHAVALKEKHPTLPTYPAPDGVKLSAAWLIENAGFPKGYPHPSAPVGLSTKHTLALTNRGVGTTAELVELARELRAGVHASFQVTLEPEPVWVGVDIN; encoded by the coding sequence GTGTTACATGAATCTCAGCTCCGTGAACTTGCCCAACTTCCTGATATTACTCGCGAAGACCTCAGCTTTAAGGAGCTGACCACCCTGCATTTAGGGGGTCGTCCGCAAGCAGTTTTACGATGCAGCACCCCAACGGCGGTGATTCAAGCAATTTCGGTGCTAGACGCCCACCAGATTCCGCTCTTAGTAGTAGGTGGCGGCTCCAACCTGGTAGTTGCCGATGGAGAAGTGCCCGTAGTGGTGGTGCTTATCGATGCCGCGCAGTTAGAAATATCTGATACCGGCTTAGTTCGGGCAGCAGCTGGAGCTGTATGGGATGACGTGGTAGCGGCCACTGTGGAGCGCGGCTTAGGTGGTATTGAATGCCTTTCGGGCATCCCGGGATCTGCGGGAGCTACTCCGGTGCAAAATGTGGGGGCCTATGGCACTGAGGTAGCTGCAGTACTCACCCAGGTGCGCCTATGGGATAGGCACAACCAGACTGATAGTTGGGTTCCAGCTAGTGCTTTGGAATTAGGGTATCGCTATTCTAATTTGAAATTCACCCAACGTGCAGTGGTACTAGAAATTGAGCTGCAATTAAGCCCTGGGGGGTTATCAATTCCGCTGCGTTTCGCCGATAACCAGCAAGTACCAGTAGCTCAGGCGCGCGAAATGGTATTGGAATTGCGCCGTTCTAAAGGCATGGTGGTTGATCCAGCAGATTATGACACTTGGTCTGCGGGATCATTTTTCACTAATCCAGTGGTTAGCCCGGCACATGCAGTGGCTTTAAAAGAAAAACACCCCACTTTGCCAACATATCCTGCCCCAGATGGAGTAAAGCTTTCGGCAGCCTGGTTAATTGAAAATGCAGGCTTTCCCAAAGGCTATCCCCATCCCAGTGCGCCAGTGGGCTTATCAACAAAACACACCCTGGCTCTGACGAACCGGGGTGTGGGTACTACTGCTGAACTAGTGGAATTAGCCCGGGAGCTGCGTGCGGGAGTGCACGCTAGCTTCCAGGTAACTCTGGAACCCGAACCCGTGTGGGTCGGGGTGGATATTAACTAG
- a CDS encoding DUF2505 domain-containing protein: protein MATHSEYTVTVPHPIAKVHAALTNEEFWKFDVENLSPEAGEVHSFDGAEAVLYEVLPLEVLPEAVRSMISQALKVKRVMTVGPLQDNKAEVDYSADIKGTPVGYEGEILISGDDTSTTFDYENKMSVNIPIMGAAIEPKVAEALGEIFEREGELLAQWITENL from the coding sequence ATGGCAACTCACAGTGAATACACCGTCACAGTGCCGCACCCTATTGCTAAGGTGCACGCAGCACTCACTAATGAAGAATTTTGGAAGTTCGATGTTGAGAACTTATCGCCTGAAGCTGGGGAAGTTCATAGCTTCGACGGTGCGGAGGCCGTACTCTATGAAGTCCTGCCCCTAGAGGTCCTTCCGGAGGCCGTACGCTCTATGATCTCCCAGGCCTTAAAAGTTAAGCGCGTGATGACTGTCGGCCCCTTGCAAGATAATAAGGCTGAGGTTGATTACAGCGCCGATATTAAAGGCACCCCGGTTGGATATGAGGGGGAAATTTTAATCTCTGGCGATGACACCTCCACCACCTTTGACTACGAAAATAAGATGAGCGTAAATATTCCCATCATGGGAGCTGCCATTGAACCCAAGGTAGCTGAAGCCCTCGGGGAAATCTTTGAACGCGAAGGCGAACTCCTCGCACAGTGGATCACCGAAAACCTCTAA